The Candidatus Campbellbacteria bacterium genomic sequence CAAACAAATCGCTAGCACGAATAGTGCGACATGAATCCAGGCGTTATGTGTTGTTTTTAGGAAAAACCAGACCCCTCTTCCTGCGTGCGTAAAACTCTTTGCTCTTTTAATAATCGAAAACTCCTTTTTTTCTGAATAGTGTTCCATAAAATAAGTATACCCTAATCAGCTTTTTCTGGTAGGATTGCTGTATGAACAACAAAACTCTATGGGATGTCATTGTAGTCGGTGGAGGGCCGTCGGGTATGATGGCAGCCGGTACTGCAGCGCAAAACGGTGCCAAGGTCCTTCTTATTGAAAAAAACGGGAAGCTCGGCGAAAAACTTCTCATTACTGGCGGTGGGCGCTGTAACGTCACCAACTCTGAATTTGATACTCGCAAACTCCTCGCAAAATTTAAAAGTGATGGAAAATTTCTTTTTTCTGCTTTTGCACAACACGGTGTGCAAGAAACACTCAATTTTTTTCACTCTCGAGGTATGCAAACAAAGGTGGAAAATGAATTACGTACCTTCCCTGTTTCAAACTCTGCGCAATCTGTGTGGGATGTTCTTGTAAAAAATATACAAAAATACAACGTAGAGATACTCTCTAATTCACCCGTTGCTGATATTGTCTGTGAGAATAAACAGATTGTAGGTGTACAACTAAAAAGTAAAAAAATACTCCACGGAAAATCTATTATTATTGCGACAGGTGGAACCTCCCGACCAGAAACAGGTTCTACGGGTGATGCCTACGCATGGCTGAAAAAAATTGGACACACAGTGGTAGTGCCTACCCCATCACTCGTACCCGTCGCACTCAAAGATGCGTGGATAAAAAAACTTGCAGGAGTGGCGTTGTCTGACATTAAACTAACGATTTTTCAGAACGAAAAAAAACA encodes the following:
- a CDS encoding NAD(P)/FAD-dependent oxidoreductase, yielding MNNKTLWDVIVVGGGPSGMMAAGTAAQNGAKVLLIEKNGKLGEKLLITGGGRCNVTNSEFDTRKLLAKFKSDGKFLFSAFAQHGVQETLNFFHSRGMQTKVENELRTFPVSNSAQSVWDVLVKNIQKYNVEILSNSPVADIVCENKQIVGVQLKSKKILHGKSIIIATGGTSRPETGSTGDAYAWLKKIGHTVVVPTPSLVPVALKDAWIKKLAGVALSDIKLTIFQNEKKHSVAKGKILFTHVGVSGPTILNMSKDIGELLKYGDGEVILALDLLPTHDYGKLNSALQTLFKEHDKKKFHNALSNLIPKALVPIVIGLSEINGETHCNSITREQRLKLVNVLKHIPMHVKKLLGSDKAIITSGGVVLSEVDFKTMQSRLFPNLYIIGDMLNIDRPSGGYSLQLCWTTGFVAGTSASKRA